CAAGTTTCTTTTGTACTTCCAAAGGACGGATTAATTCATTGATGGCCTTGTCTTTCACCTGATTTGGGTGCCTTGGGTTGACCCAATTGTTAGCTCGAAGATCCAGAATATCATAAATCATGAACTTAAGCCGTGTTGCCAGTTGAGGATGTATTGTTAGCAGGTCTTTCAGACGATCGAAGTAAACATCATTTGTAACACGTGACTTGCTGGAGGACTCATCCAACTGCCTACCAACTGTGCTCAGTAATAAACATATTGCCTCCACATTCACCTCAACATCATCTTGTTCCACCAAATGCTTAAGAATGAGACTAACAATCGTCAGAACAGCTCTTCTCTGCTTTGAAAGCTCACAAATGAATCTTATATTTCCAAGATTTTGTCTTCTCTCTTTGTATCCATACTCCAAATCTTGATTAGGCGCAACAGTCATAGTCTGCTGCCTTGTCTCTCCTGCCTTCATATTTGCTGATTCATAAGTTGCCTGGCAAATATCCAAGAGGATACGCATGAAAGTGATTTGTTTTCCTTGCGGCTCATCTGGAGGAAATGATGGGAAATAAACAGAAAGTTCCGAGCACAGAAAAGCGTACAGCGGGCAAAATGTTGGCTCCATCACAGCCTTGCTGAATATCAGAGACGTAACACCTTGTAAGATAGATGGGGTTGTGATCCCTGAATCAATGAGCTGGGTTCTCAGAATATAGTATTTCTCCACTGTCAGTTTGTTCATTATAGTTCTAACTTTCCTCAACACAAGTTCTTCGTATGGCAGGTTTCCCTTCCTCACAGTGGACATCCATGGAACCTTAGCCTTCATGAGACCAGGGGGAGGAGGAGGAACAGGTCCGAGAGGTACCTATGACAAAAGAGATGATGAGTTGCCACTCTAGAAGAGAAAATGAGGGATCTATTCACTGTATAAACTTAATTAAAACTCGAAAAACTGTATAAACTTAATATTATCGATTCTTTCAATTGTTCCTTGAATATAAACATCTATATTCAAAACACCAAAAAATAAAACACCAAAACCAGATTTGCATCCAAAatcttaacaaaatttccc
This portion of the Papaver somniferum cultivar HN1 chromosome 11, ASM357369v1, whole genome shotgun sequence genome encodes:
- the LOC113321792 gene encoding eukaryotic translation initiation factor-like; translated protein: MADNSTAAWKVPLGPVPPPPPGLMKAKVPWMSTVRKGNLPYEELVLRKVRTIMNKLTVEKYYILRTQLIDSGITTPSILQGVTSLIFSKAVMEPTFCPLYAFLCSELSVYFPSFPPDEPQGKQITFMRILLDICQATYESANMKAGETRQQTMTVAPNQDLEYGYKERRQNLGNIRFICELSKQRRAVLTIVSLILKHLVEQDDVEVNVEAICLLLSTVGRQLDESSSKSRVTNDVYFDRLKDLLTIHPQLATRLKFMIYDILDLRANNWVNPRHPNQVKDKAINELIRPLEVQKKLGRIRFAEGTTDWKKSIFTEISPR